TTCCTTGGATTCCTGGAAAAGTGACGTGTTTACACAGCCCGTCGCATGAAGTTTTTCACACCATAACCGAGGATATCAAACATGAACGGGCCAGTGTTGCGGCTTTAATTAGACAACAGCCAAGCTAAGCGCAAAGAATGTCGTAACTTTGGTATCCTTGCATCATGTCAGGACTTCAATGTCCTAGTTCGAGACGACCCTTGCTTGGTTCCTGATGATGGCCGGGTGGGACGGAAATAGGGTCTAGGCTAGCCGGGAATTAAACAGCTCTGTATGCAGCTGTAAGGTTTGAGAATTGGATGTTTCTAGGTATGATAGAAcaggtttttttttttttttttttttttttttttttcttgaCGCGCGATTTAAGGATAGTCTGGCCATTGTGTTGATATCTCGAAGCATAGAACCTTTGGAGGGGTAGCAATGAGCAAAGAGAGATCAGGGGTTTGCAGCGATAGAGTCCATTGAATAGACTCTCTGTAGCCGTAGCCCTGTGGAGCCTCAATCGGCAGTGTTGACGCCTGTATCCACTACGAGCCGCGCTGATGGATCAGGTCCAGTTGCTGTTGAGCATCGATATCTTTTGTTGGCGAGGCTTGACTATTGCGTTGCACAACTAACCAACAAGAGGCCCAGGATAATTCTCGTGTCTATACAGCATCTTATCACCTGCCGAGTGGGATGTATCCGGCTTTTAGCAGGCAACAAAAGCAAATCAGATGCCATAGCTAGCACATGCAAGATGCAGcatcagaagaagaagcacaTCGACGCCTCGCTTTCAGGGGACGACTCTTTTGCATCTGATATTAATCCCGGCCCGGAACCGGAGTTGAGTTCTGGTATAAAATGCTCCGCAGGCGCTGTATAATGGAAAGCCGGTCCTGGGTTGCGGCGGCGCAAGCGGCGGTAGTACGAGCGGTAAATTGCAGACACATACCTACAGTCGAAGTCTCTACTCTTTACAGATCGCATAGACTTCATTATCTTAAAAGCTCTTCGAAATGATATCTCCTACTACCATGTCACTTTCAAATACCGAATGTTGACAAGCATTCATTGATAGATAGATAAATCTAGCCTATCAGATAGCTCCCGTGTATTACCGTCGGTTGCGTCATACGTTGAACCATTCATTCCACGTTCGCCCAACAACAACCTCTCAACTCTGGTGTAGAAAAAACACGAGAGCCCAggccttggctttgagaGGAGATTGAGCTTGTGAGCTTGTGACTGTTTCACACCTGCCGTAGCTGCAGCCACTTCCACATGAATTGCTTTTGGACGTGGCCAGCCCCTCATTTTCAAGCGTAAGCAAGTCCAAAGCTTAAAGCTACACtgcagctggagctggagctcTATTCAAGTGGATATGAATTGCAGAACAAGTCAAATAAACATAGAAAACGTTGGTTCTTATTATAGCTTTGAGAGAATTGCTATAACTGAAGAATTGAAGCCGGTCTAGCCAGTCAAGAATAGGAACCGTCCCTAATATTGTACTGTGCGATGCTGTAAGAGGTCTTTGGTGGTTGCAGTTACAGAAGAATGAGGGGTTGCCAATCCCGAGGCACCAACAACGTCACGTTGATTACAACTCGAATTGGCTAACCTTTGTCACTGTCACTTACATGGTACTAAGTAGGCGACTAAACTCTCGGGATCTTGGATCAACATGTAATTAATCCGCTTCTATCAAACCAGTTCCTGAAGCATCAACCCCGCATTTCAACAGCAACAGTTACTGTGTAGTTGTATTGTACTGTTGCAGCCGATAGCCCGTAGCTGAACGCGTAAACAACAGAGCAACCACTCACTGTGCAACAGCTTACAACTTTGGGCCAAGCTTGACGCCGGACTGAACCTTGGTATGGTGACGTTCCTCGGTGAGTGGCTCGGCGTCTGcccttctcttccatctctggCCACTAGTGGAGGGTCGCCAGTGGTTCATATCGATGCGCCAGTAGATGCTGAGTTGGATCAACATCACGGCAGGTCTCGTGCTGCCTTTGATGTAGCAGTAGAGCTTCCTCTCTCTCGCCTTTCTCTCGGTTGTCGGCCCTCTTCGGAGACACGCAATGCTATCCCCctctttccttttctttcctttatCTGAAAGAGGTATCAATAGCCCATCCTCTGTTGTTCTTTAATTCTGCCTTTCCTCCCACatcctgctcctccttcatcatctgaacGTGACGCAGATCTGAAAGCCTCTTTTTGTCCTCGCTGCTACTGTATTGAACCATTGTTGAGAGACCTGCATAACAACAATATCCGTCTTGTTTCCCAATACCAACGGTTCCGAATTATTCCTTTTGCTCAACCGTCAACAAGTTGGGTCGCCGTCTCAGTCAGCTTTGTTTCGCCTTTCAATCTCCGTTGTAAGCAATCCCCGCTCTGGGCTcgtctccatctccatctccagtCTGTAACGTCGTCTAATTGTTCGCGGCAATTAGACGCGGAATCAAACGGGAAGACTCGAATCCTCGGATATCGATTTTCTTTCTGCTTGTTGTTTTGGTAAGCTCTTCTCTGTTGATGCCCATGTCATTGCTCTGCCGTGCCCTGTATCCAgacccagcccagcccagccaaAGCTAAACACATCCACGGGCCATGGCGGGGGCAGATCCACTGTGCCGCGGGAGGGGCCCAGCGGGAATCTACCCCCGGCCACAGTTCATAGTCCTCCTCTGCACACACCCTCCATGTCACTCATAGACACCCCAAGACAAGCCTCGATATCCCCCACACCAGAGGACATTCAGGGCCGGGCATCCACCTCCATCCAAGttcaagcccaagaccaagtccAGCGGCCATGCCACCGGCCTCGGGTCAAACGCCGGAAGTCTTCGGTTCCTGGATCATCATGTATCATGGCTGTAGTTTGAGTGTACGGCCATAGTCGGTTGTAGTTGGCGGTGACACCCCATCCATAGCAGCCATGATATTATAAAGCCCCAGCCATGCCCACGTCTTGGGACTGAATTTGTACTTACACCAGACCAGTCTCAAGCAGCTCATCCTACCCATCCTCTTAGACGACGACTCACTCGAATCGAACTCGTCTTGACTTAGATCGACCTCTCCTCGAACCGAACCCACCTTACCCATTCATCATGAGCCAATCACTTAAGCAAGCAGCTGAATCAGCTCGCTCAAAGACCAGCGATGTGTTGGGAGCTGCTCGAGGTGACTCGGCCGCTATTGCCAATGATATTCTTCACACTCCTCTCATGAGGGCCGCTCTCCCCTTCATCAATGGCGGTATCAGCGGTATGGTGGCCACGACTGTCATCCAGCCTGTCGACATGGTCAAGGTCCGCATTCAACTCGCTGGCGAGGGAACTGCTTCTGGCCCTAAGCCTTCTCCTCTCTCCGTCACTCGACAGATCATCGCCAGTGGAAAGGTCCTTGACCTGTACACTGGTCTCTCAGCTGGTCTTTTGCGCCAGGCTGTCTACACCACTGCCCGCTTGGGCATGTTCGACACGCTCATGGGAAACCTGTCCGCCCGAGCCAAGGCTGATGGTCGCTCAGTCGGTTTCTCCGAGCGAGCTACTGCTGGTCTCACTGCCGGTGGTATCGCTGCCATGATTGGTAACCCTGCTGATCTGGCTCTCATCCGAATGCAGAGTGACGGCCTCAAGCCCCTGGCCGAGCGAAAAAATTACAAGTCCGTCATTGATGCTCTCACCAGCATCGCCAAGAGCGAAGGTGTCGGTGCTCTCTGGGCCGGTGCTGCTCCCACAGTCGCACGAGCTATGGCTCTCAACTTTGGTCAGCTCGCTTTCTTCAGTGAAGCGAAGGTCCAactcaagaacaacaccgATCTCTCTGCCCGCACCCAGACTCTCACTGCCAGTGCAATTGCTGGTTTCTTcgcctctttcttctcgTTGCCCTTCGACTTTGTCAAGACACGACTCCAGAAGCAATCCAAGGGACCCGACGGCAAACTTCCCTACCGCAGCATGATGGACTGCTTCTCCAAGGTTGCTAAGCAAGAGGGTCTCGGCCGCTTCTACCGTGGTTTCGGTACATACTACGTCCGCATCGCTCCTCACGCGTAAGTCTTTCCGATACCCGGAACTGTTGAATAATTCGCTAACCGACTTGCAGTATGGTGACATTGATCGTTGCTGATTACCTTGGCTGGATCACCAAATAAACAAACGACTCGACAAATGAGAAATGAACGGTTGTCCGGATAGAATTCGACACCATCCAAGGCGTTATCTGGCGTGGGGCATTGTAAATGGGATTATTTTATGGATAGGAGCTGTAGGATACCATTGCTGCTACCTTTTAGGTCTTTCTTTTTGTTATCAAAGCAGCGTCCGACAAGATATTGAGTAAATAAAGAACAAATGTTAAAACCTTGATTGTTGAGAAAGTGATATTTGTTGTGCAGGTCGAAGCGTAAATTGGCTCAAGGCAGTTATTGCTTCCTTTTCTCCGCGAGCTGACTAAATGTCCAATGCAGGACCTTCCAAAGGTAAATCAAGCCAGTATTGAACCCAGTCACTATTAAATCTCTTTAAACCAAAAGTTGACCCAATAATAAAATCTCTTTTTTGGCTTTGGGAACGCTGCTGTTATTGTAAATGATTTGTGCGTTTCGTGAGAGAAGCTCTGAACCTTTTACCAAGTTGTGCCGATAACGGAGTGGGGTGAGCAAAGACCTAGATAAACTGTAATTCTCGACCCCATGTCAAGCACTAAAAAGCCGTCATCGTATAGGGGTCAGTACATCAGTTTGTGGCTATTAATGAAGCACTGAAAACGCAAGTTCGAGTCTTGCTGACGGCAAAGTAATTATCTTTTGCTGTTTTCACTAGATTATCTTTATTTTTGGTGATGGCCTTTTGGAGCTTACAGCGATGACGCAACGGTTGTATTACCCCTCCAAACCCCTCCCTCCGTCCATCACAAAGGATAGCTGAACAGTGGGCGGTGGTTAATTGGTGAACGTTCACTTATAGCCCTTGTCTCGACGTTGGAGACATCCGCTTTGTTTATTGCTGgtcttttgtctttgtcgTTAGTAAGTCAACTGCATTCTGTTGAGAAATCTTGAGCTTGCAGGTATTTGCAGAAGTCGAAGCTTCAGACAGAAGTTCAACTCATAGAATCAATAGAGGATAGACAGCATGTCGCTTCAAGAGTGCTATACAAAAGGGCATGTACTTAAAGCCTGTCGTATATTCTAGATTACCTAAACAACTTGACATAAATAAGTGCTCCTATAAAGATGCAGGACTCTAGGTAGCTTATAATGTATTTAGTACAACCTTATGCCAAAAGACTCCAAAAAACGCTGACATCACATCTTGAAAGCtacaaaaaaaaaaaaagtatcTGATATATCTTTAAAAATAGAAGTTTGCCGTCAGCAAGACTCGAACTTGCGTTTTCAGTGCTTCGAAGAGCCACAAACTGATGTACTGACCCCTATACGATGACGGCTTTTGTTGCTGATTAAGCAGAAAATTATTTACATCTATACACCCATAGCTCCAGTCAAGCATATAGAAGATTTCACTATTTAGGATATTTACGTTATCATTGTGACCCGAACGATTGTTATATAAAACGAGGTCCAAATTCGTTATTCTCTATACCCTCCTCTATTGTCGAGATTAACCTTTCCCTATCCCAAACGCCCAACTCAAAAAAATGCATTCTAAATTCAACCGCCAAACACCCAAAGGAGACCACCCAGGTTCTTTCTACTGATCCCAAACGACTGGTACATTCTGGATCATAAGGTCTTTGCCCACTTGACGAGACCACATCATGCTCTGAATGAAGGTCCAGCATGTGTTGAAGATCTCCTGCTGCTTCACAAGGTTCTTAACCATTTGCTTTTCAAGCAGTTCTCCAGTTACCATAGGTCCTTGGAGAAGGCACTCCCACTCATTAAGCACACGCGAGCAAGCCTCTCCGTGAAAAGCATCGTGCATGGTTCGGCGAACAGCGACTTCGTTGCGAAGAGCACCCAGCTGATCTTGTGTCTGGACAATGAGACGGCCAGTGTTGGCAAGgttctcaacagccttgCAAAAAGGAGGTGGGACAGCCGTCAAGTGTGGCATCTTTCCAGTGAAGAGACAGTTCTCCAAATCCGGAAGATGGTCCCAagtcttttgcttctcctgAATCATGGGAAGACTCCAGAGAGAATTGAAGCTGTCGCCGGCCATGTTAATGGGACCCCAGATATTTCGTGGTTGACGATGAGACTGGACATAGCGATGAACTTCGTAGACCTCGTTGCAATCAGCGACGTGGGGACACCAATCCATGCTGACCTTCTTCATACAGCAGCCATGATCATCGCATCGAAGGTAACTTGGGACGAAGTGCTCAGGGCCGCAGCTGCATGGGAGGGGATAGGCGAAAGGGTCAGCGTACACCTTGCTACCATCAGAAATGACGGGTCGCGCATCGCAGCGCATAGTGTGAGTGATTATTCGGTAGCACATATTGTTGATGTGGTAGTGATTTTCTgtttttaaaaaaaaattaGTTGATAGTTTAGCTTTTGAAACTGTTGTTTCTGTGTTGATGTGTAAATTGTGGTTGGAGCTGTTGGATTTCTGGTTATGTTAAGCACTCGATATAAATATACTCATAAGTTATGAACATGTTTGAGCGGTGTTCTGAGGCTCCTTTGTTCATAGCGTATTGGAACAAGACATCTGTGATGGTACATTCAGTGAACAAACAAGTAGAGAACTCAAACGTTGTTGTTCAAGTCTTTTGTTGTTTGTCGATTAGTCCATGCTGCATGGTAGAACAAGTAAATGTTCGGTGAACAAGTAAAAGGTAGGAAGACATTCACTGAAGTATGTCAGAGATGTAAAGGTAGCCGTAGCAAAATAAAGAACAACCATGGAATCAAAACTGTCATGTTCACTGAAAAATGCAGCTGTCAGTAGTTTCATTGACTGATGCCAGTGGAGAGAGAGGGAGTTACGCGGACATGAGCAAGGCACAAACAACTGTCAACCGACACATGCTCACTGAAGTGTCAATTAGAGATTCTTACATCTAGTCTAAGGAATTCTTGCTATGAGAATAATAATCATAATTTCTATTCAACAAAACCTATTGTCAACGCCAAACACCCCAGCCATATAAAAGTGCACTATGACCTCCCAAACATCCAGATTTTGCGCCAGATGCTTTGCTCCTTCTCTTCTGAGTTCTCTTCCTTCACGTTGTGTTGTCCGACAATAGTCAAGAAGACCTGATCCAGCGTTGTTGGCATGACACTGTAGTGACCCACGCCGAGTTCTGCCTTGTTCTCCTCCAGCAACACAACTAGGTGTCCAATGGCACTCTGGCTCAGATCAACCTCTTGGTCTCTTGtgatctcttcctccttgcgACCAGAAGTTACTGAGAGGACTTGGCTAGCACGCACTGAGAAGCGGATCTGGCCATGATAcgtcttctcatcaacatcggcTGAGGGCAAAGTTTGCCGAATCCAGTTTGTCATTCGGTCCATCTCCTCCTGAGTAGTACGAGGGGCACTTTTGGCGACAAGATGAATGTGCAAGGCATCGCCGAAGCGATGTCGAAGATTATCTGGTGTTCCCAGAGCAAGCATCCTTCGAGCAAGAATGCCAGCACGACCAGCCAATGCATCCGCTTCCTCCATGCTGTGTGTCGTGAGAAGAATCGATCTTCCAGGGACAGTAGCCTCGAGCGTCTTCCACATAACACGCTTTGAAGCAGCATCGAGACCAGACGAAGGCTCATCCAAAAGCACAACAGTAGGATTGCCCATTAGAGCGATTCCTAGACTCAGTTTTCGTTTATTGCCTCCAGATAGAGCATGCGCCATGCGCGTAGAAAATGACTCGAGTCCTACCGCCTGCATAACAGCCCGCACGTTGTGCTCGATGTCGGTGACACCTCTGATCTTGGCGTAGAATTCGAGATGCTCTCGTACCGTCATCTGATCCATAGCATCGAACTGAGGGCAGACGCCCAAGTTAGCTCGAGCACCTGCGAGGTTCTTGTTGACCGATATATCTTCCACCAAAACATCGCCTCCATTTCGGTCTGGCTTGATATCACCTCTGATAAGAGATATGGTTGTTGATTTTCCTGCACCATTCGGACCAAGTAGAGCAAAAACTTCGCCACGCTTGATACCAAAGGTGACGTTGTCGACAGCTATGTTGTCGCGGAAGCTCTTCGTCAGGTGCATAACTCGGAGGCCATGCTCATTCCCCTCATTACGAGTGACTTTTTCGCGCTCATCAATGATGTCTTCGTCAACATGTTCCTCATCTGATTCGGCTTTGTTCCCTCTCTGGAAGAGACCCCGGAGTGAGGCTCCCGCTGACCCAGTATCGAGCCAAATCAAAagaccaaagaagatgagTGATTGAAGGATGAGGTACAGAATGGGCCCACCATAGTACAAGATACCGCTTGGATTTTTTGTCAGGCTATTGCCATCGCATGCCGTAGAAAAGAGGTTTGTAGAGATGAAAAGCGCTTTCAATGCTGAACCAATGGGGGCGAATGCGGAAATGACAAAGTGGACAAGGCGCAAGGAGCTGTCAACCTTGGTCACGGGCGAGTAAGTCAACACCGACATGTACGCAATGATGTAGACGACAAAAATGAGAGTCTGGCTCGCCGCTGCCCAGGCGTACGTTCCAAGTTGTGTCTTAGTGAAGAGGGAGATAAGGTACGCAAAGAGTGTCGAAGCTATTCCGTATAGGAacaagacgaggaagacgtAACCAATATTGAACCAGATGTCGGAGACACCAGCCCATATCGCCACCACGATAGCTGTGCTAACCAGGACAACGATCAGATCAAACAGGAGGTAGGCTATCCAGAGTGGGAACGGCCGAACACCATTCGAGTATTGTAAACCACGGACGAACCTGCGCCGCTCATTGCTTGGGTAGAGTGCGAAAAATGCAGGATAGACTGAGAGAGCGATCGACATGTATACAATCATTTGAAGTGCATCACCCGTAGTGTCACTCACGGGAAGTTCAAAAGGAGCCCAAGTGGTTGCGATACTAGCGTTGGACAACGTGATATCAAGCATCTGCTGTGCCAAGATAGGCATGGAGATGGCGAGATTTGCGACCCATGCAAATGTAGGACCTTGCTCATCATCGCCCAGCCAGATTCCCCCGGTGATATTCTTTCGATCCGTCTCGATCTTGTCCTTGAATTGCTGGAAAGTCTCGACCAAGTCAAGACTGTTTCTTATGTCGAAGCTACTTTGGTTTCCATTTCCACCTTCACCCTTTAAGATGGGATTTATGAGGCTGAACATGTCAGTGCTCAACTTTGATATCGGCCCAGCTAAGAGGCGCACTGAAATGttgtcttctccttcagtTTCGTCGAACGCGTTTTCCCTCTGAACAGCTCGGGTTGATTGTTCCCCTGGCACGCAACTGGTCGTACTTTCGCCAATGATAAAAAGGGTAGTCAATCCACCAGCGAAGattggaagaagaaaggcaAGCAGATACAAAAATCGATTCCGCTTTAGAATAGTTAAGCGCTTGCGGAATAGAATCAAACTTTGTTTTACGTATCCGACTCGTTGTCCATTTGTAAGTGCCAAACCTGGCTTTTCGCTTTGCTTCTCTTTGGAGGTGACTTTTTCGGATGACGGGACAGACAAGGCGTGGTTTGCGTTGCGGAaggcttcttcatctctgatCTCCTCAGCAACCTGGAGGAAAACATCTTCGATAGTTGGCCCCGAGAAGCGATATTCTGTGATACCAGCAGCTTCAAGACTCTTAATGACAACAGCTGCGAGTTGTGAGGTGGGAGCAGTGTATGTGATGAGGTCGAAGGCATCCTTCTTTGCAACTTGATCAATGTCTGGGGTTTCTCGAATGCCAATGTCCTTGGGAACATGGACTCTGTAACCACCGCCCATATTGTCCTTCAAGGCCACCGAGGAGCCTTCTGCGCGCAGAGTTCCTTTAGAAAGAATGGCGATGTGGTCGGCAAGAAGATCGGCCTCATCCAAAAAGTGGGTGGTCAAAATCATCGTGCGTCTACCACGTTCAGCCAGAATGATGTCCCAAAGCTTTCGTCTCGACAGCGGGTCAATGCCACTGCTGACTTCATCAACGCAGCACACGGCGCTTCCTCCCGTCAACATGAGTCCCAGTTGAAGCTTGCGCTTCTGACCACCCGAGAGAGTCTTTGCAAAAGCCTTTCGCTTCTTATAGAGGTCGACGGATCTGATCAGATCTTCAATCTCTTGTGTGGTAGCCCTGGCGTTAGGAGCTTTTAGATGATTGAAGATTCTAATGTGCTCTTCCACTGTCAAGTCGTCCCAGAGCACGTTCTTTTGGGGAGCGATACCAAGACCACCCCTGCCGTCGATTTCGATCGATCCACTCGTCAACTTGTTCATGCCTGCAATAGCATCGAGCGTCGTGCTCTTTCCACTGCCATTGGCACCCAAAAGAGCGATAATTTGCCCCTGGCCAATATCGAGATCTAGCCCGTTCACGGCGAGAACAGGCGGCTTCTTGTTGGGACCTCGGCGGAACATCCTTGAAAAGAAGCTGGGCTTGTATGTTTTTGAGAATTGTCGCAATTGCACAGCATTACGACCAATTCGATCTACGTCTGTCTGGTTAAGCAACATCTTTCGGCCTGACGTTTCATTGCTATACAGAGCATGCTCGATAAGAGCCCCTATCAGGGGATACGCAAATATCTGGACAATCAAGAATATCCAAATAGCAATGCCTGGGAGCGCCGAAGGGCTTCCAGGGGCCACTTTCAGCAAGTCGGTCGGCATTTCGAGCTCCTCAAACCGTGCCATGTTGCTGATAAAGAACACGAAGGCACTAGGAGTGAAGAAGATCGAAAGAACGGCGACAGGGACAGTGCCAGGCGAAGAGAGGGTTTGCGAAAGAATTCCGAGTAGGGCGACGGCCAGGATGGCGGTAATACCACTCAGCTGGGCCTTTCGGAAGAAGGATGCAAACAACATGGATATAGACGAGAACGCAAGGCCAGTGAGAACATGGAAAACGAGGACAATGCCAACGCTAGTCTTGGCGAAAACACCACCGCGAACAATAATGGAGCCAATAATCCATGCTGGTAGGTAGATGAGAGAGAACGAAAGGTGGTGCGCAATAATCCTTGCGACCATGGCGAGCCACGGTTTTCGCACTGGCATCATGGCATCGATCAATGTGGACATGCCACTTTCGCGTTCTGTAGCGATGAAACCAGTAAGATGATATGTGACCCAGACAACGGTTCCCAGAAATGCAACACCCATCCAGCCCTTTATAACCTTTTGGAATTGTTTACGAATCTCTCGGTCACGCTCTTCAGGGGTCATGCTGGTGTAGGGGTATTCTTGGGTGCCATTCAGGTTGTTGGCACTGGACCTGTTGGCGAGGGAGATAGCTCTGTCGACGGAGTGTTGAAGCGGGATAATATAGATCTGCTGGTCGTTTGATTTGCTGATTTCGAATTTTGCGCCTGCGCGTACGAAGTCTCCATCAGCCCGAATGGTGTAGTTCCAAAGGCCCCCAGGGCCTTGATCAGGCGAAGAAAACATGACGACGGCACCAAAGCATCTTGTCAATCCCCTCAAGTTACTAGGGCATTCTGCCCTCAAATTCTGTTCACGTTCGATAGGGACAACCTCAAAGTTGACGTCTACAAACTTGGCAGCATCTTCGAATTGTTGCGTCACAGTGCTGAATACCCGACCAATATTTCCTCCCGTGAAATCGTTGTTGACGAGAACCAATTTCTTACGTCCGCTATTGCTTGCTTTTTTAATGGCATCGCCGAGGTCGATAAGTGGTGTTGGTTTGCCGATACCGAATTCTGCTGGAGGAACAAGGAGGTTCTTTGTAAAACTAAAGAGCGCGGCCAAGAAGATGGGCAAGATAAAGGCCATCCAGATGCATAGTGCAAGATGGCGCATTAAAAGAATGCGAAAATTCTTGCCCATAAGGGTCCCGACCTGTTTGAGGaaagtcatgatgatgactttTGGATTTTGAAACAGGACAGAAACGCGGTTTTCCCGCGGGGGGGagtgaaaagaagaagagagaagtaTATCCGTAGGTAGACTACCTTATGCAATTAGGTTCTCAGTTTTCAAAATAAAAGTATGATTCGGAGACGTAAAGTGCTGCTGGCGATGCATCCTCTGCATCGTAAGGTTGGATGAAGTTAATTAAGTTCGCAGGCTAGTTAGCAGTGACGAGGTGTCGAGGCTGATTTAAAGTAATACCTCCACAGACACTAGAGAATCCACCAAGAGGCAGCTACATAAGCCCCCCGGAGACAAGTCTTGGCGTCATGGGCAGGTAGCCACTCCCTAAAGTGCCCTGCATTTGACCACCCGGAGCCGAGACAGCCAGTCATCATCACTGTTTCGTTCTTTAACTTAAAGACCTCAGCAGCCTAAATAATTCAGGGTACACAAATCGCTCAAACTCTACGATTCTTGTATTCTTCCTATGATATTAAGACTGATACTACTGATTGATCAACATCGTAGACTTCCTGGAGAATCATATCAGGGGAAATAACTGAGACACACCCGGATGGGAATACGTAACTTTGCTCCGCTCCATATTGGCGTAGCATTATTGCGACGACAAAAACTTACGAATACCTTATTAGCGAGCGGCCCGCAGAATTGGGTTTGTATTTACGAGATACGGAATACGATTTTATAAACGAGGCCCAATTGCAACATTTTCTCTTTCCCTCCCTTGTTTCGCCAACTGAGGCATCCTACATCTTGCAGCAACATCAGCATAAGCAATCCTCCCGCATTGTCCATTTATCCACTCATCTCGGCTGTGCGGTTCGACACGCGGCCCACCTGTCATGGATGTCATGATATTTCAATCTATGattcttccttttcttcg
The window above is part of the Fusarium oxysporum f. sp. lycopersici 4287 chromosome 8, whole genome shotgun sequence genome. Proteins encoded here:
- a CDS encoding mitochondrial 2-oxoglutarate/malate carrier protein; this translates as MSQSLKQAAESARSKTSDVLGAARGDSAAIANDILHTPLMRAALPFINGGISGMVATTVIQPVDMVKVRIQLAGEGTASGPKPSPLSVTRQIIASGKVLDLYTGLSAGLLRQAVYTTARLGMFDTLMGNLSARAKADGRSVGFSERATAGLTAGGIAAMIGNPADLALIRMQSDGLKPLAERKNYKSVIDALTSIAKSEGVGALWAGAAPTVARAMALNFGQLAFFSEAKVQLKNNTDLSARTQTLTASAIAGFFASFFSLPFDFVKTRLQKQSKGPDGKLPYRSMMDCFSKVAKQEGLGRFYRGFGTYYVRIAPHA
- a CDS encoding mitochondrial 2-oxoglutarate/malate carrier protein gives rise to the protein MSQSLKQAAESARSKTSDVLGAARGDSAAIANDILHTPLMRAALPFINGGISGMVATTVIQPVDMVKVRIQLAGEGTASGPKPSPLSVTRQIIASGKVLDLYTGLSAGLLRQAVYTTARLGMFDTLMGNLSARAKADGRSVGFSERATAGLTAGGIAAMIGNPADLALIRMQSDGLKPLAERKNYKSVIDALTSIAKSEGVGALWAGAAPTVARAMALNFGQLAFFSEAKVQLKNNTDLSARTQTLTASAIAGFFASFFSLPFDFVKTRLQKQSKGPDGKLPYRSMMDCFSKVAKQEGLGRFYRGFGTYYVRIAPHAMVTLIVADYLGWITK